A single genomic interval of Leishmania panamensis strain MHOM/PA/94/PSC-1 chromosome 25 sequence harbors:
- the ALDH2 gene encoding aldehyde dehydrogenase, mitochondrial precursor (TriTrypDB/GeneDB-style sysID: LpmP.25.1150): protein MLRATLTRLEVAPKVTHIQDKLLINGKFVSAMSGKTFEVVNPANEKVIATVAEAGKADVDLAVKAARHAFESFRTTDCHWRRNLMLRLADILEKNGKEMAALESLDNGKPYEVALNVDVALSVECFRYCAGFADKVDGSVPPRSGNFLGVVKRQPIGVCGQIIPWNFPLLMAAFKLSPALALGNAVVLKPAEQTPLSALRLGEMVMEAGFPDGVLNILPGFGATAGAEIARHMDVDKVAFTGSTAVGREVMRMAAETNLKKVSLELGGKSALIVCEDADVEEAAQVATTGVYFNTGQVCTASSRIYVHESVYDQFVSCLRRNAEACKVGPGNNTANNMGPLVSKKQQERVLGYIDDGVKAGATVVTGGKKIGDTGYFVQPTIFADVKEDMRICKEEIFGPVTCVMKFKDMDEVVKRANDTIYGLAAGICTRSMDTALRYSTYLNAGTVWVNTWNNFCATMPFGGFKQSGIGRELGKDAIELYTEPKAIHFALKGPIVKP from the coding sequence ATGCTGCGCGCGACCCTCACTCGCCTGGAGGTGGCCCCCAAGGTCACGCACATTCAAGACAAGCTGCTGATCAACGGCAAGTTCGTGTCAGCCATGTCTGGTAAGACGTTTGAGGTTGTGAACCCCGCAAACGAGAAGGTGATCGCGACCGTTGCGGAGGCCGGGAAGGCGGATGTGGACCTTGCGGTGAAGGCTGCCCGCCATGCCTTTGAGTCTTTCCGTACGACCGACTGCCACTGGCGCCGCAATCTGATGTTGCGTCTGGCAGACATCCTGGAGAAGAACGGCAAGGAGATGGCTGCACTGGAGAGCCTGGACAACGGCAAGCCGTACGAAGTAGCGCTGAACGTGGACGTGGCACTTTCTGTCGAGTGCTTTCGGTACTGCGCTGGGTTCGCGGACAAGGTGGATGGcagcgtgccgccgcgctccGGCAACTTCCTTGGTGTCGTGAAGCGCCAGCCAATCGGCGTGTGCGGCCAGATCATCCCGTGGAACTTCCCGCTACTGATGGCTGCCTTCAAGCTCAGCCCTGCGCTTGCTTTGGGCAACGCGGTTGTGCTAAAGCCCGCGGAGCAGACGCCACTGAGCGCGCTGCGGCTTGGCGAGATGGTGATGGAGGCTGGTTTCCCGGACGGCGTGCTGAACATCCTGCCAGGCTTCGGCGCGACTGCCGGTGCGGAGATTGCGCGTCACATGGACGTGGATAAGGTTGCCTTCACCGGCTCGACCGCTGTTGGCCGAGAGGTGATGCGGATGGCGGCGGAGACCAACCTGAAGAAGGTGTCACTGGAGCTTGGCGGCAAGTCTGCGCTGATCGTGTGCGAGGACGCcgatgtggaggaggcggcgcaggtggccACCACTGGCGTCTACTTCAACACGGGCCAGGTGTGTACGGCGTCGTCACGGATTTACGTGCACGAATCGGTGTATGACCAGTTTGTGTCGTGCCTGCGCAGGAATGCAGAGGCGTGCAAGGTGGGACCAGGAAACAACACGGCGAACAACATGGGCCCGCTGGTGTCGAAGAAACAGCAGGAGCGCGTACTCGGGTACATCGACGACGGCGTGAAGGCTGGCGCGACGGTGGTGACTGGCGGCAAGAAGATCGGTGACACGGGCTACTTCGTGCAACCGACCATCTTTGCTGACGTGAAGGAGGACATGCGGATCTGTAAGGAGGAGATCTTCGGCCCCGTAACTTGCGTGATGAAGTTCAAGGACATGGATGAGGTCGTGAAGCGCGCGAACGACACCATCTACGGACTGGCTGCCGGCATCTGCACGCGCAGCATGGACACTGCGCTCCGCTACTCCACATACCTCAACGCCGGCACGGTGTGGGTGAACACCTGGAACAACTTCTGCGCCACGATGCCGTTTGGCGGCTTCAAGCAGAGCGGCATTGGCCGCGAGCTGGGCAAGGACGCCATTGAGCTGTACACGGAGCCGAAGGCGATCCACTTTGCCCTCAAGGGACCTATCGTCAAGCCgtga